One segment of Marvinbryantia formatexigens DSM 14469 DNA contains the following:
- a CDS encoding ABC transporter ATP-binding protein produces MEQHKWKKLVRYYRPYLGLFLSDMFFAILGAGVTLVIPLIVRYITGTVVFLPAQEVLPAILKLAALMLALVLLECFCNFYIGYYGHIMGASIERDMRNEIFGHYQKLSFAFYDNQKVGQLLSRITSDLFDISELLHHGPEDIVISLMKFVGSFAILMSINSTLALVMFAFVPLMALYAFYLNRKMKRAFKENRARIADINSQIEDSLSGIRVVKSFANEDVEMEKFGKGNQRFVDSKRISYRYMGAYNSGLGALTTLVTVGVIVAGAVLISDGSIDSTDLITFLLYVNNCTEPIKKLINFTEQFQNGYSGYERFLEILAVEPDIADAPDAVELTDVKGEIVFEDVTFRYEENLETVLNHINLKVDAGEYIAIAGSSGGGKTTLCSLIPRFYDVDSGRILLDGTDIRQIKLKSLRDHIGIVQQDVYLFAENVMENIRYGRPDASDEEVIAAAKMANAHEFIMELPDGYETDIGQRGVKLSGGQKQRLSIARVFLKNPPILIFDEATSALDNESEKIIQESLEKLAKGRTTFVIAHRLTTIRNAGKILVMTEKGIEEQGTHEELLAKGGIYSRLYRMSEAEA; encoded by the coding sequence ATGGAACAACATAAATGGAAAAAATTAGTGCGGTACTACAGACCGTATCTTGGACTGTTTCTGTCTGATATGTTTTTTGCAATTCTGGGGGCTGGCGTGACACTCGTCATCCCCCTGATTGTACGCTATATTACCGGCACCGTTGTTTTTCTCCCGGCGCAGGAGGTGCTTCCCGCCATCTTAAAGCTGGCGGCGCTGATGCTGGCGCTGGTGCTTCTGGAGTGCTTCTGCAATTTTTACATCGGTTATTACGGACACATCATGGGCGCTTCCATCGAGCGCGATATGCGCAACGAAATTTTCGGGCATTATCAGAAGCTCTCCTTTGCTTTCTACGACAATCAGAAGGTCGGACAGCTTCTGTCGCGTATTACCAGCGACCTGTTTGATATCAGCGAGCTGCTGCACCACGGTCCGGAGGACATCGTAATTTCTCTGATGAAATTTGTCGGCTCGTTCGCCATATTGATGTCCATCAATTCGACGCTGGCGCTGGTGATGTTTGCCTTCGTGCCGCTGATGGCGCTTTACGCCTTTTATCTGAACAGGAAAATGAAGCGCGCGTTCAAGGAGAACCGCGCCCGCATCGCCGATATCAACAGCCAGATTGAGGACAGCCTCTCCGGCATCCGCGTTGTAAAATCGTTCGCGAACGAGGATGTGGAAATGGAGAAATTCGGAAAGGGCAATCAGCGCTTCGTGGACAGCAAGCGCATCAGCTACCGCTATATGGGAGCCTACAATTCCGGGCTGGGCGCGCTGACGACGCTGGTTACGGTCGGCGTGATTGTGGCGGGCGCTGTTCTGATTTCGGACGGCTCGATTGACAGCACCGATTTGATTACCTTCCTTCTGTATGTGAACAACTGCACGGAGCCGATAAAGAAGCTGATTAACTTTACCGAGCAGTTCCAGAACGGCTACAGCGGCTACGAGCGTTTCCTGGAGATTCTGGCGGTGGAGCCGGATATCGCGGACGCGCCGGATGCTGTCGAGCTTACTGATGTGAAGGGCGAGATCGTGTTTGAGGATGTCACCTTCCGTTACGAGGAAAATCTGGAGACGGTGCTCAACCATATTAATCTGAAGGTGGATGCCGGGGAATACATCGCGATTGCCGGAAGCTCCGGCGGCGGAAAGACGACGCTCTGCAGTCTGATTCCGCGTTTCTACGATGTGGATAGCGGGCGCATCCTGCTGGACGGCACCGACATCCGACAAATTAAGCTGAAAAGCCTGCGCGACCACATCGGCATCGTGCAGCAGGACGTTTATCTGTTTGCGGAAAATGTGATGGAGAACATCCGCTACGGCAGACCGGACGCCTCCGACGAGGAGGTTATCGCGGCGGCGAAAATGGCGAACGCCCACGAGTTTATCATGGAGCTGCCGGACGGCTACGAGACGGACATCGGACAGCGGGGTGTGAAGCTCTCCGGCGGGCAGAAGCAGCGCCTTTCGATTGCACGAGTATTTTTGAAAAATCCGCCCATACTTATTTTTGACGAGGCGACCTCCGCGCTCGATAATGAGAGCGAGAAGATCATCCAGGAATCGCTGGAAAAGCTGGCGAAGGGGCGCACCACGTTTGTGATCGCGCACCGGCTGACGACCATCCGCAACGCCGGAAAAATTCTGGTGATGACGGAAAAAGGCATCGAGGAGCAGGGAACCCATGAGGAGCTGCTGGCAAAGGGCGGAATCTACAGCCGGCTGTACCGGATGTCGGAGGCGGAAGCCTGA
- a CDS encoding YqeG family HAD IIIA-type phosphatase has translation MLEKFYPDAYVDSAYTIDFEEWYARGYRGVLFDIDNTLVPHGAPADARAIAFFEKLRAIGLKYCLISNNQLPRVQPFAEAVQAYYIENAHKPSVKGYQKAMERMGTTAQNTLFVGDQLFTDVYGARRAGMKSILVKPIHPKEEIQIVLKRYLERIVLYFYARKKRNGE, from the coding sequence ATGTTAGAAAAATTTTACCCGGATGCGTATGTGGATTCCGCATACACCATCGATTTTGAAGAATGGTATGCGCGCGGCTACCGCGGAGTGCTGTTTGATATCGACAATACGCTGGTGCCGCACGGGGCGCCGGCGGATGCGCGCGCGATAGCGTTTTTTGAAAAGCTGCGTGCAATCGGGCTGAAATACTGCCTGATCTCCAACAACCAGCTTCCGCGCGTGCAGCCGTTTGCGGAGGCGGTGCAGGCATATTATATTGAAAATGCGCACAAGCCCTCCGTAAAGGGCTATCAGAAGGCGATGGAGCGCATGGGAACAACGGCGCAGAACACGCTGTTTGTGGGCGACCAGCTTTTTACGGACGTTTACGGTGCGCGGCGCGCCGGTATGAAAAGCATTCTGGTAAAGCCAATCCATCCGAAGGAGGAGATACAGATTGTACTCAAACGCTATCTGGAGCGGATTGTGCTGTATTTTTACGCAAGGAAAAAGAGGAACGGGGAATGA
- a CDS encoding M24 family metallopeptidase produces MFYEKVYDVMKEKNIDAVVVSDGANMRYLSGFRGATGYLYISAKRRVLATDSRYTTMAKEEAPDFEVVDPGAERNYGELLNGLMEQDGAEKVGFEDQYLLYSSYSRLQEACKGKLTTPLGDSLDLLRSVKTEQELVYLAKAEEIGDMAFSHMLEVLKPGMTELEAAAELEYFMKTHGAENLSFETIVASGVNSAMPHAMPSNKKIEPGDFVTMDFGCLYNGYCSDMTRTVVVGKANEKQKEIYGIVLEAQLAGLEACRSGVRGCDVDKVSRDIITKAGYGDCFGHGLGHSVGLYIHEEPRLSRTCEVVLQPNMIETVEPGIYVPGFGGVRIEDMVVVTEGKCRNLAHSPKELIEL; encoded by the coding sequence ATGTTTTATGAAAAAGTGTATGATGTAATGAAAGAAAAAAATATCGACGCCGTTGTCGTATCGGACGGCGCCAATATGCGTTACCTGAGCGGCTTCCGCGGAGCGACAGGCTATCTGTATATTTCCGCAAAGCGCCGCGTGCTGGCGACCGATTCCCGCTACACAACGATGGCGAAGGAGGAAGCACCGGACTTTGAAGTGGTGGACCCCGGAGCGGAGCGCAACTACGGGGAGCTTTTAAACGGTCTGATGGAGCAGGACGGAGCGGAAAAGGTCGGCTTTGAGGACCAGTATCTGCTTTACAGCTCCTACAGCAGGCTGCAGGAAGCGTGCAAAGGAAAGCTGACCACGCCGCTCGGCGACAGTCTCGATCTGCTGCGCAGCGTCAAGACGGAGCAGGAGCTTGTTTATCTGGCAAAGGCGGAGGAAATCGGCGATATGGCGTTCTCCCACATGCTGGAGGTGTTAAAGCCGGGCATGACGGAGCTGGAGGCGGCAGCAGAGCTGGAATATTTCATGAAAACACACGGGGCGGAGAATTTAAGCTTTGAGACAATCGTCGCTTCTGGCGTAAATTCTGCGATGCCGCATGCAATGCCGTCCAACAAAAAGATTGAGCCGGGCGACTTTGTGACAATGGATTTCGGCTGCCTGTACAACGGTTACTGCTCGGATATGACAAGAACCGTTGTGGTGGGGAAGGCAAATGAGAAGCAGAAGGAGATCTACGGCATCGTGCTGGAGGCACAGCTTGCCGGGCTGGAGGCGTGCAGAAGCGGCGTGCGCGGCTGTGACGTTGATAAGGTATCCAGAGACATTATCACAAAAGCGGGCTACGGCGACTGCTTCGGACACGGTCTCGGACACAGCGTCGGGCTTTATATCCACGAGGAGCCGCGCCTGTCCAGAACCTGCGAGGTCGTGCTTCAGCCTAATATGATCGAGACGGTGGAGCCGGGAATCTACGTGCCGGGCTTCGGCGGCGTGCGCATTGAGGATATGGTCGTGGTGACGGAAGGAAAGTGCCGCAATCTGGCGCATTCTCCGAAAGAATTGATTGAATTATAA
- the efp gene encoding elongation factor P, whose protein sequence is MISAGDFRNGVTLEIEGNVYQIVEFQHVKPGKGAAFVRTKLKNIINGGVVEKTFRPTEKFPQARIERVDMQYLYSDGDLFHFMNVETYDQIALSQEDIGDALKFVKENEMVKVCSYNGNVFAVEPPLFVELEITDTEPGFKGDTAQGATKPAVVETGATVYVPLFVNQGDKIKIDTRTGEYLSRV, encoded by the coding sequence ATGATATCAGCAGGAGATTTTAGAAATGGCGTAACACTGGAAATTGAGGGAAATGTATACCAGATTGTAGAATTCCAGCATGTAAAACCGGGAAAGGGCGCTGCATTTGTCAGAACAAAGCTGAAAAATATTATCAACGGCGGCGTTGTAGAAAAAACCTTCCGCCCGACAGAAAAATTCCCGCAGGCACGTATTGAGCGTGTAGATATGCAGTATCTGTATTCAGACGGAGATCTGTTCCACTTTATGAACGTGGAGACTTACGACCAGATCGCGCTCAGCCAGGAGGATATCGGCGACGCGCTGAAGTTTGTAAAAGAAAATGAAATGGTTAAGGTATGCTCCTACAACGGCAACGTATTTGCGGTAGAGCCGCCTCTGTTTGTAGAACTGGAGATCACGGATACAGAGCCGGGCTTCAAGGGCGACACCGCGCAGGGCGCGACCAAGCCGGCAGTGGTGGAGACAGGCGCTACGGTTTATGTGCCGCTGTTTGTAAACCAGGGGGACAAGATCAAGATCGATACCCGCACGGGAGAATATCTGTCCAGAGTATGA
- a CDS encoding PolC-type DNA polymerase III, producing MERAFTEVFPGLKVKDEVNDLLTKVTVAKVTVTSAKDFLRVFIVSEVWIHKKFIYEIEQAICDQCFDGSPITVKIIEKFHLSGQYTAQNLFPLYKDSILLELRNYSMFEYNLLRHAECDFPAPDSMHMTIEKSVIAHGKAEELIRILEKVFCERCGLSLKITLEEKEPKESRARQNSDLMIEQEVQAIADRVRKNKQAAEADELMIGDEPAAQPRAQAQTAGAPQAKKPAEGQFAKGAQGGAPQKGNGGREYGRDGGRGGFTRRSEYRRPLRQSDNPDVIYGRDFEDEPIPISSIEHEMGEVVIRGQIRAQEMRELRNEKFLMILEVTDFTDTIVVKLFLQAEQAKALGDTLKKGAFVKVKGVTNIDRFDSQLGIGSVTGIKKAADFRVGRTDTYPQKRVELHCHTKMSDMDGVSEVKDIVKQAYKWGHPAIAITDHGAVQAFPDANHVIEDIDRAYRDAYKEDHPEVTKDELKKISHPFKVLYGVEGYLVDDLQKLVTNSKNQAIESTCVVFDLETTGFSPTQNRIIEIGAVKVENGEITDRFSTFVNPQVPIPFRIEQLTSINDNMVMDAPTIEQVLPEFLDFVGDAVLAAHNASFDVSFIEENMRRLGLWRDFTYVDTVALARVLLPQLNRFKLDTVAKALHVQLQHHHRAVDDAECTAGIYLKFMEMLKLQGADTFDQVNELGSASLDQIKKLPTYHVIILAKNDVGRVNLYRLVSFSHLQYYNRRPRIPKSALNQYREGLIVGSACEAGELFRAVLEGKSEPEIARIVDFYDYLEIQPIGNNAFLLKEDNDINSEEDLRELNRKIVRLGEQFNKPVVATCDVHFLNPEDEIYRRIIMAGKGFKDADEQAPLFLRTTEEMLKEFAYLGSEKAEEVVITNTNKIADMCEKISPVRPDKCPPVIPDSDKTLRTICYNRAHQIYGEKLPPIVTERLERELNSIISNGFAVMYIIAQKLVWKSNADGYLVGSRGSVGSSFVATMAGITEVNPLSPHYYCEDCHYYDFDSDEVKAYSGRAGCDMPDKNCPVCGAPLRKEGFDIPFETFLGFKGNKEPDIDLNFSGDYQGNAHRYTEVIFGEGHTFRAGTVGTLADKTAFGYVKKYYEEHGQRKRTCEINRIVEGCVGVRRTTGQHPGGIIVLPHGEEIYSFTPIQHPANDTETDIITTHFDYHSIDHNLLKLDILGHDDPTMIRMLEDLTGLHAQDIPLDDKSVMSLFQSTEALGVTPEEILGCPLGSLGIPEFGTEFVIQMLQDTKPQSFSDLVRISGLSHGTDVWLGNAQTLIQEGKATISTAICTRDDIMTYLIRMGLDSELSFTIMESVRKGKGLKPEWEKEMKEHDVPDWYIWSCKKIKYMFPKAHAAAYVMMAYRIAYCKVYYPLAYYAAYFSIRASAFNYELMCLGHERLLAHMKEYKKNYDSLTKKEQDTYKDMKSVQEMYARGFEFVPIDINKADASRFQIVDGKLMPSLCSIDGLGDKAAEAVVEAVKDGPFLSKDDFWQRTKVPKSVIDVMSDLGLLGDLPETNQLSLFD from the coding sequence ATGGAGAGAGCTTTCACGGAAGTTTTTCCGGGATTGAAGGTAAAAGATGAGGTAAATGATCTGCTGACAAAGGTAACGGTTGCGAAAGTGACCGTTACTTCTGCGAAGGACTTTCTGCGCGTATTTATTGTCAGCGAGGTCTGGATACATAAAAAATTTATTTACGAGATTGAGCAGGCAATCTGCGACCAGTGCTTTGACGGCAGTCCGATTACGGTGAAGATTATTGAAAAATTTCACCTTTCGGGGCAGTATACGGCGCAGAATCTGTTCCCGCTGTACAAAGACAGCATTCTGCTGGAGCTGCGCAACTACAGCATGTTCGAGTACAACCTGCTGCGCCATGCCGAGTGCGATTTCCCAGCGCCTGACAGTATGCATATGACGATTGAAAAATCGGTCATCGCGCATGGAAAGGCGGAGGAGCTGATCCGCATTCTGGAAAAGGTGTTCTGCGAGCGCTGCGGGCTTTCCCTGAAGATTACGCTGGAGGAAAAGGAGCCGAAGGAGAGCCGCGCGCGCCAGAACAGCGACCTTATGATCGAGCAGGAGGTGCAGGCGATTGCCGACCGCGTGCGCAAAAATAAGCAGGCGGCGGAGGCGGACGAGCTGATGATCGGCGACGAACCGGCGGCGCAGCCGCGCGCACAGGCGCAGACGGCAGGCGCACCGCAGGCAAAGAAGCCGGCAGAAGGGCAATTTGCAAAAGGCGCACAGGGCGGCGCGCCGCAGAAGGGCAATGGCGGCAGAGAGTACGGCAGGGACGGCGGTCGCGGCGGCTTTACACGCAGGAGCGAATACCGCCGACCGCTGCGCCAGTCGGACAATCCCGATGTTATATACGGACGGGACTTTGAGGACGAGCCGATTCCCATCAGCAGCATTGAGCATGAAATGGGCGAGGTAGTCATCCGCGGACAGATCCGTGCGCAGGAAATGCGCGAGCTGCGCAACGAAAAATTCCTCATGATTCTGGAGGTGACGGATTTTACTGACACGATCGTGGTAAAACTGTTTTTGCAGGCGGAGCAGGCGAAGGCGCTCGGCGATACGCTGAAGAAGGGCGCGTTCGTCAAGGTGAAGGGCGTCACCAATATTGACCGGTTCGACAGCCAGCTTGGTATCGGCTCGGTGACGGGCATCAAAAAGGCGGCGGATTTCCGCGTGGGTCGCACAGATACGTATCCGCAGAAACGGGTGGAGCTGCACTGCCACACAAAGATGAGTGATATGGATGGTGTTTCCGAGGTGAAGGATATCGTGAAACAGGCGTATAAATGGGGACATCCGGCGATTGCCATCACGGACCACGGGGCAGTGCAGGCGTTCCCGGACGCCAATCACGTCATCGAGGACATTGACCGCGCTTACCGGGATGCCTACAAGGAGGACCATCCGGAGGTGACGAAGGACGAATTAAAGAAAATCTCCCATCCCTTCAAGGTGTTATATGGGGTGGAGGGTTATCTGGTCGATGACCTGCAAAAGCTTGTCACAAATTCCAAAAATCAGGCGATTGAGAGCACCTGCGTGGTGTTCGACCTGGAGACGACCGGCTTTAGTCCGACGCAGAACCGCATTATCGAGATCGGCGCGGTGAAGGTGGAAAACGGTGAGATTACCGACCGTTTTTCAACCTTTGTAAACCCGCAGGTGCCGATTCCGTTCCGCATCGAGCAGCTCACCAGCATCAATGACAACATGGTGATGGATGCGCCGACCATCGAGCAGGTGCTGCCGGAGTTTCTGGATTTTGTCGGCGACGCGGTGCTGGCGGCGCACAACGCCTCCTTTGACGTCAGCTTTATCGAGGAAAACATGAGGCGGCTTGGTCTGTGGCGCGATTTTACCTACGTGGATACAGTGGCGCTTGCCCGCGTGCTGCTGCCTCAGCTTAACCGCTTTAAGCTGGACACGGTGGCGAAGGCGCTGCATGTGCAGCTTCAGCACCATCACCGGGCGGTGGACGACGCCGAGTGTACGGCAGGTATTTATCTGAAATTTATGGAAATGCTGAAACTGCAGGGGGCGGATACCTTCGATCAGGTCAACGAGCTGGGAAGCGCGTCGCTGGACCAGATCAAGAAGCTGCCCACCTACCATGTGATTATTCTGGCGAAGAACGACGTCGGGCGGGTAAATCTTTACCGGCTGGTTTCGTTTTCGCATCTGCAGTATTACAACCGGCGGCCGCGCATCCCGAAGAGTGCCTTAAACCAGTACCGGGAGGGGCTGATCGTCGGCTCCGCCTGCGAGGCGGGCGAGCTGTTCCGGGCGGTGCTGGAGGGGAAGAGCGAGCCGGAGATTGCCCGGATCGTTGACTTTTACGATTATCTGGAAATCCAGCCCATCGGAAATAACGCCTTCCTGCTGAAGGAGGATAACGATATCAATTCCGAGGAGGATTTAAGAGAACTGAACCGGAAAATCGTCCGGCTGGGCGAGCAGTTTAACAAGCCGGTGGTGGCGACCTGCGACGTGCATTTCTTAAATCCGGAGGATGAGATTTACCGCCGCATCATCATGGCGGGCAAGGGCTTTAAGGACGCCGACGAGCAGGCGCCCCTGTTTCTGCGCACGACGGAGGAAATGCTCAAAGAGTTTGCTTATCTGGGCAGCGAGAAGGCGGAGGAGGTCGTCATTACAAACACCAACAAAATCGCCGATATGTGCGAGAAGATTTCGCCTGTGCGCCCGGATAAATGTCCGCCGGTCATTCCGGATTCGGACAAGACGCTGCGCACCATCTGCTACAACCGCGCGCATCAGATTTACGGCGAGAAGCTGCCTCCGATCGTTACCGAGCGGCTGGAGCGCGAGCTGAACTCCATTATTTCCAACGGATTTGCCGTTATGTATATCATCGCCCAGAAGCTGGTGTGGAAGTCGAACGCGGACGGCTATCTGGTCGGCTCCCGCGGCTCCGTCGGTTCCTCCTTTGTGGCGACGATGGCGGGAATCACCGAGGTAAATCCGCTGAGCCCGCACTATTACTGCGAGGACTGCCACTATTACGATTTTGATTCTGACGAGGTGAAGGCGTACTCCGGACGCGCCGGGTGCGATATGCCGGATAAAAACTGTCCGGTGTGCGGCGCGCCGCTGCGCAAGGAGGGCTTTGATATTCCCTTTGAGACCTTCCTGGGCTTTAAGGGAAACAAGGAGCCTGATATTGACCTTAATTTCTCCGGCGATTATCAGGGTAACGCCCACCGCTACACCGAGGTTATTTTCGGCGAGGGACACACCTTCCGCGCCGGGACGGTCGGCACGCTGGCGGATAAGACGGCGTTCGGCTATGTGAAAAAATATTACGAGGAGCACGGGCAGCGCAAGCGCACCTGCGAGATTAACCGCATTGTGGAGGGCTGCGTGGGCGTGCGCCGCACCACCGGACAGCATCCGGGAGGTATCATCGTGCTGCCGCACGGAGAGGAGATTTATTCCTTCACGCCCATCCAGCACCCGGCGAACGATACGGAGACGGATATCATCACAACGCATTTTGATTATCACTCCATCGACCACAACCTTTTAAAGCTGGATATTCTCGGACACGATGATCCGACGATGATCCGTATGCTGGAGGATCTGACCGGACTGCACGCGCAGGATATTCCGCTGGATGATAAGAGCGTCATGTCGCTTTTCCAGAGCACGGAGGCGCTCGGCGTCACGCCGGAGGAGATTCTCGGCTGCCCGCTCGGTTCTCTGGGTATTCCGGAGTTTGGAACCGAATTTGTTATCCAGATGCTTCAGGATACAAAGCCGCAGAGCTTTTCCGACCTTGTCCGTATTTCCGGGCTTTCGCACGGGACGGACGTGTGGCTGGGCAACGCGCAGACACTTATCCAGGAGGGCAAGGCGACGATTTCTACCGCCATCTGTACGCGCGACGATATCATGACGTACCTTATCCGGATGGGGCTGGACAGCGAGCTGTCGTTTACGATTATGGAAAGCGTGCGTAAGGGCAAGGGCTTAAAGCCGGAGTGGGAGAAAGAAATGAAGGAGCACGATGTGCCGGACTGGTACATCTGGTCGTGTAAAAAGATTAAGTACATGTTCCCGAAGGCGCACGCGGCGGCGTATGTCATGATGGCGTACCGCATCGCCTACTGCAAGGTGTACTATCCGCTTGCTTACTACGCGGCGTACTTCAGCATCCGCGCCTCGGCATTCAACTACGAGCTGATGTGTCTCGGACATGAGCGGCTGCTGGCGCACATGAAGGAATACAAGAAAAATTACGACTCATTGACGAAAAAAGAACAGGATACCTACAAGGATATGAAGAGCGTACAGGAAATGTACGCACGCGGCTTCGAATTTGTCCCCATCGATATCAATAAGGCGGATGCCAGCCGCTTCCAGATTGTCGACGGAAAGCTGATGCCGTCGCTGTGCAGCATCGACGGTCTGGGCGACAAGGCGGCGGAGGCGGTCGTGGAGGCGGTCAAGGACGGCCCCTTCCTGTCGAAGGATGACTTCTGGCAGCGCACAAAGGTGCCGAAGAGCGTCATCGACGTCATGTCCGATCTGGGACTGCTCGGCGATTTGCCGGAGACAAACCAGTTATCATTATTTGACTGA
- the glmM gene encoding phosphoglucosamine mutase, with translation MGKYFGTDGFRGEANVNLTVEHAYKVGRFLGWYFGRDHKANIVIGKDTRRSSYMFEYSLVAGLTASGADAYLLHVTTTPSVSYVVRTEEFDCGIMISASHNPFYDNGIKLINRSGHKMDAGVEDMIEQYIDGELEEIPFATREHIGRTIDYVAGRNRYIGYLISLATRSFKKYRIGLDCANGSSSAIAKSVFDALGAKTYVIHNEPDGVNINTNCGSTHIEALQALVREKKLDVGFAYDGDADRCIAVDEDGNVVDGDLIMYVCGKYLKENGRLKNNTIVTTVMSNFGLYKALDREGISYEKTKVGDKYVYENMMKNGHCLGGEQSGHIIFSKHATTGDGILTSLMVMEAMTEKKMSLGKMAGEVTIYPQLLKNVRVFDKQEARENEAVVAAIASVEKALGDEGRILVRESGTEPVLRVMVEAPEQKTCEKYVNQVIDVLTRQGLVVE, from the coding sequence ATGGGAAAATATTTTGGAACCGACGGCTTCCGCGGGGAAGCAAATGTGAATCTGACGGTGGAGCACGCCTATAAGGTGGGTCGTTTCCTGGGATGGTACTTCGGAAGAGACCACAAGGCGAATATCGTTATCGGAAAGGACACCAGAAGAAGCAGCTATATGTTTGAGTATTCCCTGGTGGCGGGGCTCACCGCTTCCGGCGCGGACGCTTACCTGCTTCACGTTACCACCACACCCAGCGTGTCCTACGTGGTGCGCACAGAGGAGTTTGATTGCGGCATCATGATTTCCGCCAGCCACAATCCTTTCTACGACAACGGTATCAAGCTGATCAACCGCAGCGGTCACAAGATGGACGCCGGGGTTGAGGATATGATCGAGCAGTATATCGACGGGGAACTGGAGGAAATCCCCTTTGCGACCAGAGAACACATTGGCCGCACCATCGATTATGTGGCGGGCAGAAACCGTTACATCGGTTATCTGATTTCCCTGGCGACGCGCTCCTTCAAAAAATACCGCATTGGACTGGACTGCGCGAACGGCAGCTCCTCCGCAATCGCCAAGAGCGTGTTTGATGCCCTCGGCGCAAAGACCTATGTCATCCACAACGAGCCGGACGGCGTTAATATCAATACAAATTGCGGTTCCACCCACATTGAGGCGCTGCAGGCGCTGGTGCGCGAGAAAAAGCTGGATGTCGGTTTTGCCTACGACGGCGACGCGGACCGCTGCATCGCGGTCGATGAGGACGGCAATGTGGTGGACGGCGACCTTATCATGTATGTCTGCGGAAAATATCTGAAGGAGAACGGCAGACTGAAAAACAATACCATTGTGACCACAGTCATGTCCAATTTCGGGCTTTACAAGGCGCTGGACCGCGAGGGTATTTCGTATGAAAAGACGAAGGTCGGCGATAAATATGTTTACGAAAATATGATGAAGAACGGACACTGTCTGGGCGGCGAGCAGTCGGGACACATCATCTTCAGCAAGCACGCCACCACCGGCGACGGCATCCTCACCTCTCTGATGGTGATGGAGGCGATGACGGAAAAGAAGATGAGCCTCGGCAAAATGGCTGGGGAGGTAACGATTTATCCGCAGCTTCTGAAAAATGTGCGCGTGTTCGACAAGCAGGAGGCGCGCGAAAACGAGGCGGTGGTTGCGGCGATCGCTTCCGTGGAGAAGGCGCTCGGCGACGAGGGACGCATCCTGGTGCGCGAGAGCGGAACGGAACCGGTGCTGCGCGTCATGGTAGAGGCGCCGGAGCAGAAAACCTGCGAAAAATACGTGAACCAGGTAATCGATGTGCTGACAAGGCAGGGTCTGGTAGTGGAGTAA
- a CDS encoding shikimate kinase, which yields MNHIILIGFMGAGKTSVGQALARDMQLTFADTDERIEAQQKKKINDIFAQYGEAYFRDLETDMLHQLQTEEQRLVISVGGGLPVRRENRELLRKLGTVVYLQAQVETLVGRLRGDTTRPKLAGGDLREKIETLMQQREAFYLEAAQLLVATDKKSVKNIIKEIEDYVL from the coding sequence ATGAACCACATTATTCTGATTGGCTTTATGGGAGCGGGAAAGACCAGCGTCGGACAGGCGCTTGCCAGAGATATGCAGCTTACCTTTGCCGACACCGACGAGCGCATTGAAGCGCAGCAGAAGAAGAAAATCAACGATATTTTCGCGCAGTACGGGGAAGCTTATTTCCGCGACCTGGAAACGGATATGCTGCATCAGCTTCAGACGGAGGAGCAGCGCCTGGTGATCTCCGTGGGCGGCGGACTGCCGGTGCGCCGGGAAAACCGGGAGCTTCTGCGAAAGCTTGGCACCGTCGTCTATCTGCAGGCGCAGGTGGAGACGCTTGTGGGACGGCTGCGGGGAGATACCACCCGGCCGAAGCTGGCAGGCGGCGATCTGCGGGAAAAAATCGAGACGCTCATGCAGCAGCGGGAGGCGTTCTACCTGGAGGCGGCGCAGCTTCTGGTCGCAACCGATAAGAAAAGCGTCAAAAATATCATAAAGGAGATAGAGGATTATGTTTTATGA